The Rhizobiaceae bacterium genome contains the following window.
TCGAGCAACGCCTCGCCGAACGGCACGGCCAAAGCGTCATCTTCTCGCGCAACCTGATCGACACGCTGCGCCAGCGCGAACTGGACGGACTCGCCGACAGGGTGTCGGCCGAAACCGGGCGACCGTTCAGCAAGGCCGGAACGGGTGAGTATGTCGCCGGGACCTATCGCCAGCGCTTCGCGCTCGCCTCCGGCCGCTTCGCCATGATCGACGACGGTCTCGGCTTCCAGCTCGTGCCCTGGACGCCCTCGCTCGAACGCCAGCTCGGTCAGCATGTTTCCGGCGTCGCCCGAGGCGATGGCGGTGTCGACTGGAGCTTCGGCCGCAAGCGCGGCCTCGGCCTCTAGCGCCCAACAGACAAGGAGCCCTGCAATGTCCGCAACGAAAATTCTCTGGGGCCAGATCCTCACCGTCTTTGTGATCGTGCTGCTGACAACCTGGGCCGCGACGCAATGGACGGCATGGCGGCTGGGATTCCAGCCGCAACTCGGCCCGCCCTGGTTCGAGTTCGCCGGTTGGCCGGTCTATTATCCGCCGGCCTTCTTCTGGTGGTGGTATTTCTACGACGCCTATGCGCCGCCGATCTTCGTGGAGGGCGCCTATATCGCCGCGTCCGGCGGCTTCATCTCGATCGCGGTGGCGATCGGCATGTCGGTCTGGCGGGCGCGCGAAGCGAAGAACGTCGAGACCTATGGCTCGGCGCGATGGGCGCGGCCCGAAGAGGTGAAGGCGGCCGGGCTCCTCGGCGCCGACGGCGTCGTCCTCGGAAAGCTCGATCACGACTATCTGCGCCACGACGGGCCTGAGCATGTGCTGTGCTTCGCACCGACCCGATCCGGCAAAGGCGTCGGCCTGGTCGTGCCCTCACTACTGACCTGGCCCGGCTCGGCCATCGTCCACGACATCAAGGGCGAGAACTGGCAGCTCACCGCAGGCTTCCGGTCCCGCCATGGCCGCGTGCTGCTGTTCGACCCCACCAATGCCAAGTCGGCCGCCTACAATCCGCTGCTGGAGGTGCGGCGCGGCGAGTGGGAAGTGCGCGACGTCCAGAATATCGCCGACATCCTGGTCGACCCGGAAGGCAGCCTCGAGAAGCGGAACCACTGGGAGAAGACCAGTCACGCCCTGCTGGTCGGCGCGATCCTCCATGTCCTCTACGCCGAGAAGGACAAGACGCTCGCCGGCGTCGCAGCCTTCCTCTCCGATCCCAGGCGTCCGATCGAATCCACACTCGCCGCCATGATGAAGACCGCGCATCTGGGCGAAGCCGGACCGCATCCGGTGATAGCCAGCGCCGCGCGGGAGTTGTTGAACAAGTCGGACAACGAGCGCTCGGGCGTGCTCTCCACCGCCATGTCCTTCCTCGGGCTCTATCGCGATCCCGTCGTCGCGGAGGTGACGCGGCGCTGTGATTGGCGGATCGGCGACATCGTCGGCGGCAAGCACCCGACCACGCTCTACCTCGTCGTGCCGCCTTCCGACATCAACCGCACCAAGCCGCTCATCCGCCTGATCCTCAATCAGGTCGGCCGTCGCCTGACCGAGGACTTGCAGGCGAATGCGCATCGCCACCGGCTGCTGCTCATGCTCGACGAGTTTCCGGCGCTCGGCCGGCTCGACTTCTTCGAATCCGCGCTCGCCTTCATGGCCGGCTATGGGCTGAAGAGCTTCCTCATCGCCCAATCGCTCAATCAGATCGAGAAGGCCTATGGGCCGAACAACTCGATCCTCGATAACTGCCATGTGCGCGTGAGCTTCGCCACCAACGACGAGCGGACCGCCAAGCGTGTGTCGGACGCACTCGGCACGGCGACCGAAATGAAGGCGATGAAGAACTATGCCGGCCACCGGCTTTCGCCCTGGCTCGGCCACATGATGGTGTCGCGCTCCGAGACGGCCCGCCAGTTGCTCACTCCCGGCGAGATCATGCAGCTTCCGCCCGCCGACGAGATCGTCATGGTCGCCGGCACCCCGCCGATCCGGGCGAAGAAGGCGCGCTACTTCGAGGACGCGCGGTTTCAGGAGCGCGTGCTGCCGCCGCCTGCGCTGAAGAAGCCTGAGAAGGCGCTCCCCGACGACTGGAGCGCGCTCACACCGCCGCCCGCGCCGACCATCACCGCGCCCAAAGCCGCCACGCCTGCGGAGGACGAGGACACCACAGACTCCGAGCGCCGCCATCAGCCCGAGCTGAGTCGCGTGGAGCAGCCCGAAAGGAAGCCATCCGTCGAAAACGAGTTCGAGATCGATCCGGTCGATGAACCGGAAGAGGACGTCGCTCGCAATAGCCGTCTGCGCGACACCATGCGCGAGGTCGCACGTCAGGCCTCGCTCGATCCCGGCGACGGCATCGAGCTGTAAAGGAGGAACCCCATGCCGAAACCGCCCAGGAAACAGCGTCTGTCCGTCTATCTCGAACCCGAGGTGATGAAGGCGCTGGCGCTCCACGCCGCCCGCCGGGATCTGTCCCTATCCCTCGTCGCCGAGGCCGGCATCGCCTCGTTCCTGTCGCCCGACGCCGCAGAGCGCCAGGAGGCCGCCATCACCAAACGCCTCGACCAGCTCGACCGGCGCATGACGCGCATGGAGCGTGACGTCGGCATCGCCGTCGAGACGCTCGCCATCTTCGTGCGCTTCTGGTTCAACACCACGCCTGCCTTGCCCGAGGCCGCCGCACAGGCTGCCCGCGCCAAGGTGGCCGAACGCTATGACGCCTTCGTCGCCGCGCTCGGCCGGCGACTCGCCAGCGGACCGAAGCTCCGGCAGGAGATTTCGGAGGAAGTCGAGCCCGCGCGCGACGCGAAATAGTCGTCCATAGAGTTGATCACAAGTATTCTGTACGTCCGCCGTTTCCCTGTCTTTGTACGCCACGGTACGACGACCACATTTCAGTTGTTGTAATGCCCTGATTTCTGCCTCTTCTACTTGATCCCGATCCAGGGCCGCGCATCGGGCGCGCCCGCAAGAGAACGGGGACGACGTGGCAAACCCCCACCAGAAATCCGAGGCGATCGTTCGCGGCGCGCGCATGCTTCGCACCG
Protein-coding sequences here:
- a CDS encoding conjugal transfer protein TraG — encoded protein: MSATKILWGQILTVFVIVLLTTWAATQWTAWRLGFQPQLGPPWFEFAGWPVYYPPAFFWWWYFYDAYAPPIFVEGAYIAASGGFISIAVAIGMSVWRAREAKNVETYGSARWARPEEVKAAGLLGADGVVLGKLDHDYLRHDGPEHVLCFAPTRSGKGVGLVVPSLLTWPGSAIVHDIKGENWQLTAGFRSRHGRVLLFDPTNAKSAAYNPLLEVRRGEWEVRDVQNIADILVDPEGSLEKRNHWEKTSHALLVGAILHVLYAEKDKTLAGVAAFLSDPRRPIESTLAAMMKTAHLGEAGPHPVIASAARELLNKSDNERSGVLSTAMSFLGLYRDPVVAEVTRRCDWRIGDIVGGKHPTTLYLVVPPSDINRTKPLIRLILNQVGRRLTEDLQANAHRHRLLLMLDEFPALGRLDFFESALAFMAGYGLKSFLIAQSLNQIEKAYGPNNSILDNCHVRVSFATNDERTAKRVSDALGTATEMKAMKNYAGHRLSPWLGHMMVSRSETARQLLTPGEIMQLPPADEIVMVAGTPPIRAKKARYFEDARFQERVLPPPALKKPEKALPDDWSALTPPPAPTITAPKAATPAEDEDTTDSERRHQPELSRVEQPERKPSVENEFEIDPVDEPEEDVARNSRLRDTMREVARQASLDPGDGIEL
- a CDS encoding CopG family transcriptional regulator; the protein is MPKPPRKQRLSVYLEPEVMKALALHAARRDLSLSLVAEAGIASFLSPDAAERQEAAITKRLDQLDRRMTRMERDVGIAVETLAIFVRFWFNTTPALPEAAAQAARAKVAERYDAFVAALGRRLASGPKLRQEISEEVEPARDAK